One genomic segment of Erythrolamprus reginae isolate rEryReg1 chromosome 2, rEryReg1.hap1, whole genome shotgun sequence includes these proteins:
- the RHO gene encoding rhodopsin: MNGTEGLNFYIPMSNKTGIVRSPYEYPQYYLADPWKYSALAAYMFLLILLGFPINFLTLYVTIQHKKLRTPLNYILLNLAVANLFMVLVGFTTTMYTSMNGYFIFGTIGCNVEGFFATLGGEIALWSLVVLAVERYVVVCKPMSNFRFTETHAIAGVSLTWIMALACAVPPLIGWSRYIPEGMQSSCGVDYYTPTPEVYNESFVIYMFLVHFVTPLTVIFFCYGRLLCTVKEAAAQQQESATTQKAEKEVTRMVILMVIAFLICWVPYASVAFYIFTHQGSDFGPVFMTIPSFFAKSSAIYNPVIYIVMNKQFRNCMLTTLCCGKNPLAEEDTSAGTKTETSTVSTSKVSPA, translated from the exons ATGAATGGAACGGAAGGCCTTAATTTCTACATTCCTATGTCGAACAAGACTGGCATTGTTCGGAGTCCATATGAGTATCCCCAATATTATTTGGCAGATCCATGGAAATATTCTGCCTTGGCTGCATACATGTTTCTTCTGATTCTGCTTGGATTTCCCATCAATTTTCTAACCCTCTATGTCACCATCCAACACAAGAAACTCAGAACACCCTTGAACTACATCCTGTTAAATTTGGCAGTAGCCAATCTATTCATGGTCTTGGTTGGCTTCACCACTACCATGTACACTTCCATGAATGGATATTTCATTTTTGGGACAATAGGATGCAACGTTGAAGGCTTTTTTGCTACATTAGGTG GTGAGATAGCTCTTTGGTCTCTCGTAGTCCTGGCTGTAGAAAGATATGTAGTAGTTTGTAAGCCCATGAGCAACTTCCGTTTCACCGAAACTCACGCCATCGCGGGAGTGTCGTTAACTTGGATCATGGCATTGGCTTGTGCTGTTCCTCCTCTGATTGGATGGTCAAG gTATATCCCAGAAGGTATGCAGAGCTCGTGTGGAGTTGATTATTATACACCAACCCCAGAAGTATATAACGAGTCTTTTGTCATCTACATGTTCCTTGTACATTTTGTCACTCCATTGACGGTTATCTTCTTCTGCTATGGTCGTCTTCTCTGCACTGTTAAAGAG GCTGCTGCTCAGCAACAGGAATCAGCCACCACCCAGAAGGCTGAGAAAGAAGTCACTCGCATGGTCATCCTTATGGTGATTGCCTTCCTTATTTGCTGGGTCCCTTATGCCTCTGTGGCTTTCTATATCTTCACTCATCAAGGATCTGACTTTGGCCCTGTCTTTATGACCATCCCGTCCTTCTTTGCCAAGAGCTCTGCAATCTACAACCCAGTGATTTATATTGTAATGAACAAACAG TTCCGCAATTGTATGCTCACCACACTTTGTTGTGGAAAGAATCCTTTGGCAGAGGAGGACACTTCTGCTGGCACCAAGACAGAGACATCTACGGTCTCCACAAGTAAGGTTTCCCCTGCATAG